The genomic interval AGAATTTATTCGTTTATTTAGAAGTATATCTGAATTATTTAATGAATAGGAGTGTTTACTATGGATAAAATAGAATTACAGGAAGCGCATGAAGCGGTAACGCGTGCTTTAGATGAAGTTGCAGTAATAAAGAAGCAGGTGGATAAGGCGAAGGGCTGGAGCTGGTTCGATATTATGAGCGATAGCATTTTAGGAAGTTATTTCAAAAGAGAAAGAATTAAAGGGATAAATAATAGTGTTGTAAGTCTTCAAAAGCACTTGAGTAAAGCTGTTGCAGAATTGAAAGATATCGATCTGGATGTCGACTTGCATATATCTGATAATCGTAATGATCAGCTGCTTGATGTGTGGTTTGATAATATCTTTACGGATGCACGTGTACATAAAGAAATTAATATGTTACAAGATAATTTAAAACGTTTAGAATCTCAGCTTCATGATATTTTAGGTGTGTTGAATAAATATTTATAATGCTTTTTTAATATCTTGTATTCTTGCAAGGAACTTCATATTATAGAAGTTCTTTTATTTATGATGAAAAAGTTTTGAAAGTAGGGGTAGGATGATTATACGAGGCTTAGTATCGGAGCTTATTTGTTAGTAACGCATCTATTCATAAGTCATACTTCGAACTAATTAGGGTATATGATAGGTAAACTGTTATGGAGTGAGTCGATGAAACCGATTAAGATTATTGGAGCAAAACAGAATAATTTAAAAGATATTACAGTAGAAATTCCGAAGCATAAACTGACGGTTTTCACAGGTCGTTCTGGTTCGGGTAAGTCATCGCTTGTATTTAATACGATAGCTGCAGAGAGTGAACGTTTGCTCAACGAGACGTATAGTACGTATATTCAGAATCAATTGCAGCATTACGATAAACCGATTGTTGATCGTATTGAAAACTTGCCAGTTTCAATGGTTATTGGTCAGGACAGAATTGGAGGTAATTCCAGATCTACTGTCGGTACAATTTCAGATATTTACTCAGGTGTAAGATTGTTATGGTCACGCATAGGTACACCATTCGTGGGATATTCTATGGATTTTTCTTTTAATAATACGAATGGTATGTGTAAAACGTGTGATGGACTTGGTTATATAGAAGATATAGATCTGAATGAGTTACTGCATTTTGACCGTTCGCTTAATGAAGATGCGATTAACTTTCCGTCATTCTCTCCGGATTCATGGCGTGGTAAGCGATACTTATATTCCGGTTTGTTTGATAATAATAAAAAACTAAAAGATTATACGAAGGAAGAATTGGATACGTTTCTCTATCAGGAGCCGATTAAACTGAAAAATCCACCTTCAAACTGGCCAAAGACAGCCAAATTTGAAGGGCTTATCTATCGATTCAGAAGATCATTTTTAATAAACGATACGTATGAAAAGAAGAAATTTATTAAAGATGTAAATCGCATCGTGACTGAACAAGTATGTCCAGATTGTCACGGTAAGCGTCTCAATGACAAAATTTTAAGCTGTAAAATTAATGATTTAAACATTGCGGAGTTTTGCGATTTAACGATAGATGACGAGATACAATTTTTGAAAGAAATTAAGGATGATAAAGCAAAGTATATAATCGAACCTCTTGTTAAGCAGCTAGAAGCTTTAAAACGTATAGGTCTAGGTTATTTAACATTAAGTCGGGAAACTACGACTTTATCAGGAGGAGAGTCGCAGAGAATTAAACTCATTAGACATTTAAATAGCCCGTTAACAGATTTGGTTTATATTATTGATGAACCGAGTGTCGGACTTCATCCTGAAGATATCGAAAATATTAATCAAATAATGCTTTCGATTCGTGATAAAGGGAATACGGTTCTCGTTGTTGAGCATGATCCGGATGTAATAAAAATTGCAGATTATTGTGTCGATATAGGACCTGGAAGTGGTAATCATGGTGGAGAAATTATATTTACCGGGAAATATAATGCATTGCTCAAAGCTGACACACCAACGGGTCAGGCACTCTCCCGTGTACATCAGTTTAAACCGAATGTTAGGACTGCATCTGATTTTATAAATATAGAACATATTACTAAAAATAATTTAAAAGATGTATCAACGCGAATTCCTAAAGGTGTCCTTACTGCAATTACAGGTGTCGCTGGTTCTGGAAAGAGCACATTAGTCCAGACAGGATTAAGGAATCGAGCAGATACGATTTATATTGATCAAAAGCCAGTGCACGCAACAAATCGATCTAACTTACTGACGTATTTAAATCTATTTGATGATATTAGAAACTACTATAGTAAAGCGACAGGGCTTAAAAAAGGGATGTTTAGTTATAACTCTGAAGGCGCATGTCCGAACTGCAATGGGAAAGGTGTTATAAAGACGGAGCTTGCATTCATGTCAGACTTTGTACAAGTATGTGATGAGTGTCATGGTGACAGATACCGCGAAGAAGTAAGAAGTGCTAAAGTGAATGGCTATTCTATTGTAGATTTATTGAATCTTTCAGTGGATGAAGCTATTGGCGTTATACCTATAGATAATGTTAATAAAGTACTGAAAAGCGTTGTGCGTACCGGCCTTGGCTATATGACGCTCGGTCAATCACTTGATACACTTTCTGGTGGCGAAAGCCAGCGTGTTAAATTGAGTCGTTATATTAATGAATCAGTGAAGAATCATTTATTTATATTTGATGAACCTACAACAGGACTACATGAAGAGGACATCGATACTTTAAAGCTTGTATTTGATTATTTAATTGATCAAGGTAATACGGTAATAATTATAGAACATAATTTGACGATGATGACATATGCAGACTGGATTGTGGATATCGGTCCTTATGCAGGTTTTGCAGGAGGTAAAGTACTTTATAGCGGATTACCAAAAGGCATATTACAAGTAGAAGGTTCATTAACAGGGAAGCACTTATCGAGGTATATAAAATAACAAAAAAACAATCTATACAAATTGATTTGTGTAGATTGTTTCTTTTGTTATTTGATAATAATAAATATTTTTTCTTGAGAAATATTTGACTACTGATAAAATAGATTTTCTCAGGTTAAATATTGTGATATTATTCACAATGTGTTATATTAAAAGTGAAATTAATGCTAAAGTTGAAGGAGGGTCATTTATGGCCGAAGTAAAGCTTACCCCAAAATTATTCTTATTTAAAGTGCTTAATGGTGTCGCTTTAGGGATTGTTGTAGGTTTAATTCCAAACGCAATTCTTGGAGAATTATTTAAGTATTTAACGCAGTACCATCCTTTCTTTGGAACATTGCTGAATGTAGTAGTTGGTATTCAGTTTACAGTACCTGTTATCGTAGGTGTATTAATTGCAATGCAGTTCAAGCTTAATCCTTTGCAAACAGTCATTGTAGGTACGGCAGCTTTTGTTGGTAGTGGTGCAGCTGTATTTCAGGATAAGGCATGGATGCTTGTAGGTATTGGAGATTTAATCAATACAATGATAACTGCTTCAGTTTCAATTTTAATTATATTATGGATAAAAGATCGTCTTGGTTCTCTTAATATTATTTTATTACCGATTATCGCAGGTGGATTGGCAGGTCTTATTGGTATTTTAAGCTTACCTTATGTTAAGTTAATTACAAGCTCCCTCGGTCAGCTTGTAAACAGTTTTACCAATTTACAACCAGTAGTAATGTGTATATTAATCGCAGTTGTATTCAGCATTCTTATCGTATCACCGATTTCTACTGTAGCGATTGCAATTGCAATCGGTATTTCTGGTATGGCATCAGGCGCTGCAAACTTAGGTGTAGCAGCTGCAGCTACAATGCTTGCAATTGGTTCAATCAGAGTTAACCAATCAGGTGTTACAATCGCTATTCTTATGGGTGCTATGAAAATGATGATGCCAAACTTAATCAAATATCCGATAATCATGTTGCCAATTACAATTACAGCAGCTGTAAGTGGTTTAATGGGTGCATTGTTTAACATTCAAGGTACACCAGCATCAGCGGGATTTGGTTATGCGGGGCTTGTAGGACCAATTAATGCTTTAAAATTCATGGAAGGCAGTCTATTAATGAATTTAGGAGTATTAGCAATATGTTATATTGTAGTGCCTGTTACTGTAGGATTAGTTGTTCATAATCTTTGTTTGAAAATGAAAGTATATCCTAAAGAAGTATTTAAATTCCAAACTGAAGAATAAGGGGGAAATGACAATATGTATAAAATTGCAATTGCCGGTGCCGGCGCTATGGGCGGAAGAATTGGAACGTATTTAAAACGTAACGGAGAAGATGTTGTTTTAATTGATCGTTGGCAGGAACATATAGATGCTATTAATCAAAATGGTATGGAAATTCAGACTGAAACTGAAACTTATACAGTTCAGATACCAGCGATGCAGCCTGAAGAAGTACAGAAGCAATTTGATTTAATTGTACTGTTAACAAAAGCAATGCATTCAGATGATATGTTAAAAGCTTTAAAGTCAGCAGGAGCAATCAAAGAAGACACAGTAATACTTTCAATGATGAACGGTTTAGGTCATGCAGAAAATTTATCAGCATATGTTCCTAAAGAACAAATATTCCTCGCTGTAACAATGTGGACTGCGGGGCTAAGAGGGCCTGGTAAATTATTATTAGAAGGTTCAGGAGGCATTGACTTCCAACGTTCGGATGGAGAGGCGGATGCTCGTACGGAGAAAGTCGCACAAGTATTAAATGATGCGGGATTGAATGCCAATATAAGTGATGATGTATTCTTCTCTATTTGGTCTAAAGCAGCAGTAAACAGTGTGTTAAATCCACTATGTACAATACTGGATAAGACGATTGGTGAGTTTGGAGCATATGAAGCATCACGTGAAATGATTACGCCGATATTAAAAGAGTTGGTTGCCGTTGCAAATGCACGAGGAACAAATGTTGAATATGAGCCTTTACTCAAAAAAATTGAAGCTACTTATCCGAAAGAGACACAAGGATTGCATCATCCATCAATGCATCAGGACTTTACGAACAAACGTTTAACAGAAATTGATTATTTGAATGGTCAGATTGCGAAGTACGGTAAGGAACTAGGTATCGCGACACCTGCAAATGAACTGATAACACATTTAATTCATCAGTTAGAAATGAAATATTAGTTGAAGTAGATGATGTGTTTAAACGAACGTTTCGCGTGGAACAATTTAGAAATAAATCTACCGGTGGCTCTGGTTTAGGGATTTATATTGCAAAGTCACTAGCAGAACAGATTGGTAGTAGCATTAGCATTCAAAGTAAAGAGAATGAGGGTACGACAATTACATTAATCATAAATAAAACCCAGACGGTATAGCGATTACTCAGTGCTATACCGTCTGGGTTTATTGTTTGAAATGATGCAGTAAATGTGGGTTATCTATCCATGTCACCATTGAAAATAGAGTTTTTAACGACTACATAATCAACTGTTCGAATAGATTCTAAATCTTTTCCGCCTGCATATGAAATTGAAGATTGTAAGTCTTGTTCGATTTCTATTAACGTATCTTTTAATGAACCTTTATGCTCAACGAACATCTTTTTACCTTCGACGTTTTTGCGTTCACCTTTTTGGAATTCAGATGCGCTACCGAAATATTCTTTATATAACTTACCATCTTTTTCAATCGTTTCTCCTGGCGATTCTTCATGTGCTGCAAATAAAGAACCTACCATAATCATAGATGCACCGAAGCGAATAGACTTTGCGATGTCACCGTGTGTACGGATACCACCATCAGCAATAAGCGGCTTACGCGCTGCTTTCGAACAGAGCTTAAGTGCTGCAAGCTGCCATCCACCCGTACCAAATCCAGTTTTAATTTTAGTGATACATACACGACCCGGACCGATACCTACTTTTGTAGCATCAGCACCTGCATTTTCAAGTTCGCGTACAGCTTCGGGTGTGCCGACATTACCTGCAATCAAGAAACTTTCAGGTAAGTGTTGTTTAATATGGCGAATCATATTAATCACTTGATCTGAATGACCGTGTGCAATATCAATTGTAATGTATTCAGGTATTAATTTTTCTGCTTTTAATTCTTCGATGAAAGTATATTCATTATCTTTTACACCGACAGAAATTGAAGCGAATAGACCTTTGTCCTGCATAGCCTTAATAAAAGGCTTTCGTCCAGCTTCATTAAAGCGGTGCATAATATAGAAATAATCATTCGCTGCAAACCATTCAGCAAGTGATTCGTTCATAACGGTTTGCATATTTGCGGGTACTACAGGTAACTTAAATTTTCTTGGTCCGAACTGAATGCTTGTGTCACATTCCGAGCGACTTTTTACAATACATTTGTTAGGGATAAGTTGTATATCTTCGTAATCAAATACGTCTGTCATGTTAAATGCTCCTAAAAGTTTATTTCCGAACGATTATTAGAATTTATTTTTTAATATTCGTTCATAGAGTAATTTACACGTATATGTTCATAAAGTAAAGAAAAAATATTTAGAAAATAAAATTTTTAATTATAAAAGGCATGGACAATATTTTGTCCATGCCTTATTAGATTTGACGTTAATTAATTTCAGCATCCAGATCAACTTCATCAATGTTAAGACCCATCGCTTGTGCAACACCTTGTCCGTATGCAGGGTCTGCTTTATAGCAATGTCTGATGTGGCGATGTTTAATGTGTTCAGATACTGGTGCCATTTCGTTTGCTGTATTATCGAATAAACGTTGCTGTTCTTCAGGTGATAATAAATTAAATAATTTACCTGGTTGTTCAAAATAATTATTATCATCTTCGCGGAAATTCCATTCATATGCAGCGCCGTCTAATGGTAATGCTGGTTTTTTATAGCGTGGATCATCCTGATGATGTCCGTATTGGTTAGGGTAGTAGTTAGTATGGCTGCCTACGTTTCCATCTACACGCATTTGACCGTCTCTAGAGAATGGACATCCACCACCTGTAACGCCTTTAGGCTGGTTAACAGGAATCTGGAAGTGGTTAACGCCTAAACGGTAACGTTGTGTATCACCGTATGAGAATAAACGGCCTTGCAACATTTTGTCAGGTGAAAAATCAATACCTGGAATAATATTAGTTGGTGCAAATGCTGCTTGTTCTACTTCAGCAAAGTAGTTTTCAGGGTTGCGATTAAGTTCAAACTCTCCAACAGGAATTAAAGGATATTCATCTTTAAACCAAACTTTCGTTAAATCAAATGGATTATCTTTATGATTTTTCGCTTGTTCTTCTGTCATTACTTGAATGTACATTTTCCATTTCGGGAAGTTACCTTCTTCGATTGCATTGAATAAGTCACGTTGACTTGATTCACGGTCAGTAGCGATAATAGCATTCGCTTCTTCAGTCGTTAGGTTTTCAATACCTTGTTCTGTTCTGAAATGGAACTTCACCCATACACGCTCACCCGCATCGTTGTACATGCTATATGTGTGAGAACCGAATCCATGCATATGTCTGAAACCTTTAGGAATACCACGATCACTCATTAAAATTGTAACCTGGTGCAGTGCTTCAGGAAGAGAAGTCCAGAAATCCCAGTTACTTTCAGGATTATGCATATTTGTCTTTGGATCACGTTTTACAACGTGGTTTAAACTTGCGAATAATTTCGGGTCACGGAAGAAGAATACAGGCGTATTATTCCCTACTAAATCCCAGTTACCTTCTTCAGTGTAAAATTTAAGTGCGAATCCACGAATGTCACGCTCAGCATCAGCTGCACCACGTTCACCGGCAACTGTTGAGAAACGGGCGAACATTTCAGTTTGCTTGCCAATTTCAGAGAAAATCTTTGCGTTAGTGTATTGCGTAATATCATGCGTTACAGTAAATGTTCCAAATGCACCTGAACCTTTAGCGTGCATACGGCGTTCAGGAATCACTTCACGATCAAAATGTGCCATTTGTTCTAAGAAATAAATGTCCTGCATCAGTAATGGACCACGTGGACCTGCTGTCATTGAATTTTCTCTATCACCAACAGGTGCACCGAATAATCCGCGCAATTGGTTATTGTCGTTGTTGCTCATCAAAAAAACCTCCTAAATTATAATAATTCTAACTTAATATTAATTATAATTTAGGAGGGAGATTATATCAATTAATATGGCTTTGATTAAGTGTATTATAACAACAAATAATAAATTAGTTAATCAATAAGGTTTAGTATGGTTGTCTGATTTTCCATTTAAATGGTGATTCAAACTGATTCCAATCTGCTTCAATTTCATCAGTTTTTAATAAACAATCATCCAGAGATTTTGTAATCATTTCTTCATCAAGATCAATACCGATAATGACAAACTTCGTATGACGATCACCGTACTCTGGATCCCATTCCGATAGTACTTCAGGTCTATCTGATAATATTTCATTCTTCTGAGCCTCACTCATCGCATCTACCCAGAATGTAACGGGATTGATGTCTACAGATGGACCAGTTTGAGAAAATAAACATGCGACCGTATTATAATTAGCAAGCCATATGATACCTTTAGCACGAACGATACTCGAATGTATATTGTTCATCCAATTTGCAAAACGTTCGGGATGAAATGGGAGACGTCTATGATATACGAACGATGAAATACCGTATTCTTCAGTCTCAGGTGTATGGTTGTGATGACCTTCTGTCAGCTCTTTAATCCATCCTGCAGAATCAGATACTTTCTCGAAGTCAAACCGATTTGTATTTAATATGAGGTTTGGATCTACTTCCGCATGCGATGTTTTGATAAATAATGCTTCAGGTTGTAATGAGCGTAGCACTTGTTCGAGTTTTTCTAGTTCATCTTCTGTTACTAAATCGATTTTATTTAATATGAGGATATCGCAAAACTCAATCTGATCGATGAGCAAGTCTGCGATTTCACGCTCATCGGCCTCTCCAACGGCCTGCTTACGGTCGAGTAATGTATCACCTGACTGAAAATCTTTTAAGAAGCGGTGCGCATCTACAACAGTAACCATAGAATCTAAACGACAAATCTTTGTTAAGTCGATATTCATTTCTTCATCGATGTATGAGAATGTTTGTGCGACTGGTATTGGTTCTGATATACCGGTTGATTCAATGACGATGTAGTCAATGCCGCCTTTATGTACAAGTTTTTCTACTTCAATTAATAAATCTTCTCTCAATGTACAGCAAATACATCCGTTTGATAACTCAACGAGTTGTTCATCTGTTTTATCGAGATGACCTTCATTTGCAACGAGGTCTGCATCAATATTTACTTCTCCCATATCGTTTACAATAACAGCGATTCGCATTCCTTTTTCGTTGCGTAGTAAATTATTCAGTAGCGTCGTTTTACCTGACCCTAAGTAGCCGCTTAACACCGTTACAGGCACTTTATGATTCATAATACTCCTCCTAAATAGTAATGATTACGATTTATAGAGTAACATAAATATAAGTGCATGTAATATAAAAAGCATAAAAAATTCGAGGCAATCGATGCCTCGAAAAATTATTAATTGACGATATAATCGGGTTTTTCGCCACATGATACTTTGTAAACATTTTGTGTAACGATATCAGCCATCATATCTCGTGCTTCAAACGTTGCATTACCGATATGTGGTGTAATCACTACGTTATCTAATGTTTTCAGTTTATTATTAATTTCAGGCTCAAACTCAAATACATCAAGTGCTGCACCTTCGATAATGCGCTTTTCAAGTGCATCTGCAAGTGCTGCTTCATGTACAACAGGTCCGCGAGATGCGTTGACTATGTATGCGGTAGGTTTCATCATTTCTAATTGAGGTGTATCAATCATATGCTTCATTGAAGGGTTATAGGACGCATTAATTGTTACAAAATCAGATTGTTTTAATAGTTCCTCCAATGTAACATACTTTGCATCGATACCTTTTTCCCTATCTTCGTGGCGATTAGGCCCAGTGTAAAGGATATCCATATCGAATCCTTTAGCACGTCTTGCTACGGCTTGACCGATTTCACCTAGTCCAATGATTCCGATCGTTTTTCCTGAGACTTCACGTCCTCTGAAGAAAAGTGGTGCCCAACCATTAAAACCGGTTGTTCTGCATAATTGATCACCTTCAACGACACGTCTTGCACTTGCGAGTAGAATCGCCATTGTTAAATCTGCAGTTGCATTAGTCGAAGCGTTTGGTGTGTTTGTAACGTCTATTCCTTTAGTACGTGCATACGCACAATCGATATTATTAAATCCTGCACCATAGTTAGCAATGACCTTTAAGTTTGGAGCGGCATCAATAATTGATTTATCAACATTTGTAGATAACAGACTGATCAAGGCATCCTTATCTTTTATACGGCTGATTAAAGTATCATTATCAATTAGTGTATCACCTTCAAATACATCTACTTCAGTAAAGTGATCCTGTAGAAACTTAAGGCCTTTTTCAGGTATTTCTCCAGCTACTAATACTTTCATAAACTACATCCTCCTATCATACGTTTACTTCTATAGTATCAAATTAAGAGAGGACTTCATAATATATGGAATGTAATCCTTAAATATTGGTATAATATTTAAAAATAATCATTATCTAGTAATAATGAGTCGAAGTAGGGATATATCATGCATGGTAAATTTAATTACTTGAATAATAAATTTTTTGTATTTTTTATCATATTGTGCATAGGTTTAATCGCCAGTTTCATCTATTATGTACCAGATATATACCGATACTTTAAAACGGGTGAACTGTATATAGGAATTGGGGATGGATTAAAGCAGATGCTGCCATTTCAATTGTATTTGTATAATCATATGAAATCTTTCCAGATGTTCTATGATGTATCATTTGGCTTAGGTGGTGACTACTTTACAAATTTAACATATTATTATGCAACGTCTCCGGTAAGTCATTTAACATTTTTATTATTGGCACTGTACAGAGTGCTTTTCAATCATGAAACATATCAATTAGTCAATGACATGATACATATGCAGTATGCGACAGCAATTATAAAGTGCGCTTTAGTATTTACAGCAATTTACTATATGATGCGTGAAATTAGAATAAAACTCATGTATGCAATGTTAACTGCAATATTATATAGTTGGTCAACGATTTTTTATTACTTTTCATATACGTGGTCATTTTATAGCGATGTTATGATTTATCTCCCGTTGTCTATTCTTGGAGTAGAGCAGCTACTCCGCAGGAAAAGCATCGTAGTGTTAGTAATCAGCATCGGCTTGACGATGTTTTCTAACTTTTATCTTGCTTATTACGAGACGATTATTGTAGGAACGTATTTTCTTTTTCGCATCATTCGACCTTCGAAACGAGATGTTATTATAAAAGGACAGGCATTACTTCTCGGCATAGTGAGCGCATTAACAGGTGCAATGATCGGAAATATTGGGTTCATAAGAGGTGTTCAGTCATATCTACAAAATGATCGTTCAATTGAATCGATGAATATACCACTATTAATAGAGTTTTCTAAAGATGAGAATTTATTCTATGGTGGATTTCATCTCATTATTATCTTTTTGGCAATGGTGGCGTTGTTATGTTTTCCGCTGTACAAACATTATTATTTCAAACTGTTTTCGATATTAACGTGGATATTATTACTAGGTTCTTTAACACCGTATTTCGGCAGTATGTTTAATGGATTTTCTATGCCACAGATGAGGTGGGTTTATGCATTAGCATTCTCAACGTCTGTATTAACAGGTTTATTTATGCACTACTTATCAGAATTGAAGTTAAAGCATGTGCTATATGCGAGTATCCCGATAACGTTAATTATCTTTATTTCGTTTATATTGCAGGAAAACAAGCAGCTCTGGATCATTTACGTTCCAATTGCAATCATATTATTCATACTTTATTTCAAATGTGCACATAAACGACGCATTAAGTTACTTATCATCGGCACACTTATATTATGCCAGTGGACGGTTGTGCAAAATTATCACTATGATAGTCAATTGACATATTTCCCGGATAAAGATGAACTTTTACAGAAAGATATTTACGATATTAAAACGCATAAAGCATTGGATTTACTAAAGAAAGATGCGCATGATGATTTGAGAAGGATAGAGCTACCGTATCCAACGAGTCACAATGTCCCGATGTACTACGATATTAATGGTACGATGCTATATTCGAGTATTTTTAATAAGGATATATTAAAATTTTATGAAAAAGACTTACAGATTATAATGCCTAAGCTAAAAAATAGTTATTATTCCGGACTTTCAAAACGTAATAACTTAATGAGTTTAATGAACGTAGATTATTATATATCGCAATATAACGATGGACCTGCACTATTTAACCATTACAGCATGTTCAATAGTAGTGCAAATTATACGGTATATAAAAATCCATATCAGCTTCCGAGTGTCAGAGTTGTAAATCATCTATACGCTGAAGATGATTTGAATACCGCATTGGACCGGGAACATGCAATGCTTAAAGGGGCAATCGTAAAAAAAGGAAACACCGCATATAATGAACATGCGATAGATATATATAAGCATGCAAGTATGAGCGTGTTTGGTGGAAATCTAAAAGGCGATACATTAAACATTGTAAATAAAGTAGGTGGAGTGGAGCTGACGATACCTGAGGATAAAGTGAAACAATATAAAGAGCTTTATATTGAAATGTATGCAGATATTATCAGTCCAGTAGATGAGGATTTTTATATTAAGGTGAATGATTATAAAATAGAGCGCCCGGAGAAAAAATATCGTTATCGCAGAAAACCACAACCATTCATTATGAATGTTAAAGCGAATAATAAAATAAAAATTTCATTCCCGAAAGGTATATATCAGTTCAACATTAAACATATTTACGGTGAAGATTATTCAGTGCTAACTGAAGCGGCAGGGCAATATAAATATCAAGATTTGAAGTTTCACAAGTATAACAATAAATTTGCAGTAAATTTAAAAGGGAGACAACAAGGTATGCTTGTTATTCCGATGCCTTATGAAAAAGGATTGCGCGCTACTATAGACGGAAAACATGTCGACGTTCAGAAAGTAAATTATATGATGACAGGCATTAAAGTTAATAAAGGTGATGAACTGCTGGAGATTCGTTATGCACCGCCATATATGCGAACAGGACTTGTAATTATGTTTGCAGGTATAATTGCTTTAGGGATTATCCAGTCTCTATTGTTGTTTCGAAAAAGAAATAAAAAGAAGAGTTGACAACGCTTACATATTATGAAAATTGAGATATAATAGTGTAAAGGATACTAAAAGTGTAGGAGGCGTTTAAATGAATAACCATCAGAAAGTATTGGCATTCGGATCGATACTTGCAATTATTTTATTTTCTCTACTGTTTTGGCAGCAAATGCCGCATGAAGACGTACACAATGTTAAATCAAAAGAGATTCAGGCGATTGACAAAGGGGTATATGCAACAATGGATGATGCTGAGAGGGCGCTAAGAAGTGAATTGAGTAAAGGGCAGGATGTTAATACTGTAATTTATACACCGAGTAAGAACTTGAAACTACCTTTTTATACAATGCAATTCTCATATGAAAAGGATAAGCACAAATTTGCCGGGTATGCTTTTGCTGTTCCTGTAGGAAACCATTATAAATTAGAAATTGCAGATGCAAAGATTAAAACATATCAAGGGATGAAACCTGTCCGTAACAGTATGAAAGTGGGCGAAGATAAAGTGCACATGTTTATAGGAACACCAGCAGACAATCCATTTTCAGATAGTGTACGTCACTCATTTGATAATGAAGTAGAGCTTGCGCATCATGTAGAATAAAAGAAAGGTTCGCGTGCGAACCTTTCTTTTATTATTCCTGTATTAATTGATCGATACGTAGTCGAAGCGTGTCAAAATCTATAATGCGCGCTTGCCTGTGATATTCCCTCT from Macrococcus armenti carries:
- a CDS encoding catalase — encoded protein: MSNNDNNQLRGLFGAPVGDRENSMTAGPRGPLLMQDIYFLEQMAHFDREVIPERRMHAKGSGAFGTFTVTHDITQYTNAKIFSEIGKQTEMFARFSTVAGERGAADAERDIRGFALKFYTEEGNWDLVGNNTPVFFFRDPKLFASLNHVVKRDPKTNMHNPESNWDFWTSLPEALHQVTILMSDRGIPKGFRHMHGFGSHTYSMYNDAGERVWVKFHFRTEQGIENLTTEEANAIIATDRESSQRDLFNAIEEGNFPKWKMYIQVMTEEQAKNHKDNPFDLTKVWFKDEYPLIPVGEFELNRNPENYFAEVEQAAFAPTNIIPGIDFSPDKMLQGRLFSYGDTQRYRLGVNHFQIPVNQPKGVTGGGCPFSRDGQMRVDGNVGSHTNYYPNQYGHHQDDPRYKKPALPLDGAAYEWNFREDDNNYFEQPGKLFNLLSPEEQQRLFDNTANEMAPVSEHIKHRHIRHCYKADPAYGQGVAQAMGLNIDEVDLDAEIN
- a CDS encoding GTP-binding protein produces the protein MNHKVPVTVLSGYLGSGKTTLLNNLLRNEKGMRIAVIVNDMGEVNIDADLVANEGHLDKTDEQLVELSNGCICCTLREDLLIEVEKLVHKGGIDYIVIESTGISEPIPVAQTFSYIDEEMNIDLTKICRLDSMVTVVDAHRFLKDFQSGDTLLDRKQAVGEADEREIADLLIDQIEFCDILILNKIDLVTEDELEKLEQVLRSLQPEALFIKTSHAEVDPNLILNTNRFDFEKVSDSAGWIKELTEGHHNHTPETEEYGISSFVYHRRLPFHPERFANWMNNIHSSIVRAKGIIWLANYNTVACLFSQTGPSVDINPVTFWVDAMSEAQKNEILSDRPEVLSEWDPEYGDRHTKFVIIGIDLDEEMITKSLDDCLLKTDEIEADWNQFESPFKWKIRQPY
- a CDS encoding NAD(P)-dependent oxidoreductase, with amino-acid sequence MKVLVAGEIPEKGLKFLQDHFTEVDVFEGDTLIDNDTLISRIKDKDALISLLSTNVDKSIIDAAPNLKVIANYGAGFNNIDCAYARTKGIDVTNTPNASTNATADLTMAILLASARRVVEGDQLCRTTGFNGWAPLFFRGREVSGKTIGIIGLGEIGQAVARRAKGFDMDILYTGPNRHEDREKGIDAKYVTLEELLKQSDFVTINASYNPSMKHMIDTPQLEMMKPTAYIVNASRGPVVHEAALADALEKRIIEGAALDVFEFEPEINNKLKTLDNVVITPHIGNATFEARDMMADIVTQNVYKVSCGEKPDYIVN
- a CDS encoding YfhO family protein yields the protein MHGKFNYLNNKFFVFFIILCIGLIASFIYYVPDIYRYFKTGELYIGIGDGLKQMLPFQLYLYNHMKSFQMFYDVSFGLGGDYFTNLTYYYATSPVSHLTFLLLALYRVLFNHETYQLVNDMIHMQYATAIIKCALVFTAIYYMMREIRIKLMYAMLTAILYSWSTIFYYFSYTWSFYSDVMIYLPLSILGVEQLLRRKSIVVLVISIGLTMFSNFYLAYYETIIVGTYFLFRIIRPSKRDVIIKGQALLLGIVSALTGAMIGNIGFIRGVQSYLQNDRSIESMNIPLLIEFSKDENLFYGGFHLIIIFLAMVALLCFPLYKHYYFKLFSILTWILLLGSLTPYFGSMFNGFSMPQMRWVYALAFSTSVLTGLFMHYLSELKLKHVLYASIPITLIIFISFILQENKQLWIIYVPIAIILFILYFKCAHKRRIKLLIIGTLILCQWTVVQNYHYDSQLTYFPDKDELLQKDIYDIKTHKALDLLKKDAHDDLRRIELPYPTSHNVPMYYDINGTMLYSSIFNKDILKFYEKDLQIIMPKLKNSYYSGLSKRNNLMSLMNVDYYISQYNDGPALFNHYSMFNSSANYTVYKNPYQLPSVRVVNHLYAEDDLNTALDREHAMLKGAIVKKGNTAYNEHAIDIYKHASMSVFGGNLKGDTLNIVNKVGGVELTIPEDKVKQYKELYIEMYADIISPVDEDFYIKVNDYKIERPEKKYRYRRKPQPFIMNVKANNKIKISFPKGIYQFNIKHIYGEDYSVLTEAAGQYKYQDLKFHKYNNKFAVNLKGRQQGMLVIPMPYEKGLRATIDGKHVDVQKVNYMMTGIKVNKGDELLEIRYAPPYMRTGLVIMFAGIIALGIIQSLLLFRKRNKKKS